In the Zingiber officinale cultivar Zhangliang chromosome 5A, Zo_v1.1, whole genome shotgun sequence genome, ttttatcatattttatcaTTGCAAACCAAAGCTTgtttggtcttcctctttctcATGGTATGTGTACATTGTGTATATCTCTGTGCTCATCAAAAACACTCCCGTTTTCACTCCTTGACATAACTTtggtaatttttctttccttgacAGACACTCAGAAACTGCGGCTGGGATGTCATTAGCTGCCACAGTGGTGTTTCCATGGTAGCAAAACCAACTGCTTACCTTGGCAAGATGCTTAAGTTAGATTGCTTCAACGCTAAGCTTGATGATACCAACTTCAGAGAAGCTATGCTAAAAGCCACAGGTCTGTGTATTAATAGTGGATCATGGACTGGAATCCCAAACTACTGCCGTCTCACTTTTGCCCTCGACAGTGCTGATTTTGCACGAGCATTAGAATGCATTGCTCTATTCAAAAAGTTGGTCCTGGAGAAATGAGTACCAAGTTGGCACTTAAGTTTTGCAGAAATAAATAGAACCCAGACAATTGATCAAATCTTGAAGCGAGATTCATAGGAGTCATGGTCTAGCTCCCTTCTTTTGAATATTTCTTCAGATAGTTTTGACAGTTCTCTCTctaaatttggaagttttacttTGCTACTGGATTCTTCACTTAGTTTTTCTAGTGATTACATCCTGATGAGGCAAATTGGGAGAATGAAGTGCAATTTTACCTGTGCTGGATTATAGTTCAAACACGTTCTTGGACTGCAAGAATACATTCATACCTCACATGGCAGGTATAAAGCTGCAATATCCATTTATTGAACTATTGTTTCTGATTTAGATCTTGCAGAAAATGCTCATTGTAACGAAAGACACATTAAtgaaagagaactatattttggCTCATACTCAGTGTGTTATTTAATCAAATGATGTCTATGGCCAATAAAATATTGGAACAATGAAAACATCTCCATTTTCCCTTGATATGGaagattctatttttttttcgttGTAATTCCCAATTATTTGAGGTGGGTcacattgtttttctttttgtcaTAATTGAATGAGCATTACTCAGATTGTATATATTATAGGTTATTTAATCAATTCAGCATGTAACTTTGAACCTTTCCAATGTATTTCATCCAATGTATGAAGTGGCCTAATTCCAGCTCATGCAACTCTTTACCAAGCAAATATGAAAAGTAACCTTACTAGCTTCTGACTTCTGAATTGGGCCTCTTTGACATATATTAACTAGACTGCTTTAGGGGGAAGAATAAACCCAAATGTTATGGATCTTGAATATTTCATATGCAGCTGCATCAGGATGATCTGAATCCTACCAGCAACTTTAGAGAACATCATAACCAACAACAGAAATGTGAGTTGAATTCTCCAATTGTAACACTATAGCAGTGTAATTAGAATAGCTTGACCTTGAAATATATATCCTAGTcaaagttaatttttattttgatgtatggttAAATTATTCTATTTAGAGTTTAGGTTAGTCACAATCCTAGggacttaatttttaaaactaagagtTATGGCTTGTCAAACTTTTGTGATTCATTCAAATCGCCTCATCAATGTAGCTATTTGGATTTGTTTATATTcctcatttgtttttttttattcacCTCATTATAATTTGATTTATATAGCCTATCTAATCTAATCTATTAAGTATGCTTGCCTATTCGACCTTATAGTAATCCTTTTCACCTTGTGTCTGTCTCTCTTCCCTAATTGGCCCAGTTTAACTAATTGACTTAGTCGAATAAAAGGAAAGGAGTctcaataaaataaaaggaaatgaTCGTTTCATCTTATATTGTTTAATTCATTTTTATTCCATTATCTATTCAGTATAGTCAAGGTTGAATAAAAATGTAGATTTTGATCCGATATACAATAAAAAGATGACTTAATATAGTTTGGATACTTAGTCATCAAATTCAACATCCTATCATTATCTGACATTATTTGCTCAACCAATGATGAGTAGCGAATTCTATCCATCTAATTTTTGCAATTTGAATTATTCAGTAGCTTTACTTAATCTACCTAGCTGGTCATCCCAACTTAATCGATGTAGCTAGCCAATTGATCTACTTGGCGTGATTGTTCTGCGCGACCAACTCACTCGATacttgaccaactcaatcaatttgCACAACTTAATCGATGTAGCTAGCAGCTTGATTAAAActagcttaaacaaaatttgatATACTTGTCCAATCAACTCAATTACAACGATTTGATTGACTTGCTCGACACATTGAGTCCACTCGACTTGTGTGGTTAGCCTTGATTGATTTGATCGACCCGCCTGATTGACCCAACCATGCATCTCgtaaatttaacttattttatttatctaaaaatatatagggtaaaaaaacaataatatatatttttcattttttaaaatatgaaatTGATTGAACGAAATATGAGTCGTTTTTGAATTGATCATTTCATCTCAAACCGATCCTTCTCGATCGCTATCATAACAATCAACACACTTCCTCTTTcgtaaatgaaaagaaaaggcatTAATCAGAAATAATAAACTTAACCTCCTCCTTCTAGACAACGTCACTCAAATGAGACGGTGTCAAAGTAACCACAATCAGTCGCTGACCAAGCCCTTCGCTAAGCTCCCCTTGGACGGCCCTGACACGGACAGCTTAATTAATATAATTGAACCAATCAATCCACAAACACATTTGCTTTAttcaaatcaaaaatcaaaaatcaaaaatcaaaaaagaaaacgatataatattatatatataatggaCCTTTTCCAACCAATACACCAAAGCTGCACCATATCATTTTTAACGTAACGTTGCATCAACTGCCAAGTCCAAGAGTGACCGAGTCTCGCCAATATCAACGAAGATCGATATCGTTTACAAGTATATATATATCTCTATCTAGCTACAACCAAACCATTCGTGCATATTCATTGCAATTCATTCCATGCAATCAGCCGAAATGGTCGAGCCGGTCGAGGTGCAACTCTGCAGCGACCTCGTTCAGCTTCTCCATCTCCCGAGTGACTACTGCTGCTCCTGCTGCAACTACTCCCCTTCTAAGAGGCCGGCCGCCGCGGCCGCGGTGTTCGAAGCGGGCCCGAGGAAGATCGCGAGGAGGAGACCATTGAGGCTGCTGATTCCGGAGCCTCCTCCCAGTGCCGCTGCAGTCGTCTCCGGCTTTGCTAATTGTGATAAGGAGGTTGTTCATAATGAGTTTGAAGTCGAAGGGAAGGGGTTCAGTTTGGCATGGAGGAAAGGGCAGAATAAACATGTGATGGAGGATGGATACGAAGTCATTGGTAACATTAATGATGATCCAACACAggtgattaattaattattaattcttCATTCATTTAATATATGGCTAATTAAGttataataatttgtaattaacaagtgcaattaatttaatttgtctTTTACAGGCATTTTTTGGTGTATTTGATGGACATGGTGGCCGTGCAGCCGTTGACTTTGTCTCCCAAAATCTAGGGAAGAACATTGTGTCAGCTCTTGAGGAAGAAGTAAACCAACCAGATTTGGCAATTAAAGCAGGATATTTGACTACTGACAAGGATTTTATTACACAGGTATATATACATAggattctaattaattaattaattaattaatgcttaATGATTGTAATGCACTCCATCTCAGGGTGTCAAGAGTGGAGTCTGTGTGGCCACTGTTTTATTGAAGAATGGTGAGCTACATGTTGCAAATGTGGGGGATTGTAGGGTTGTTCTAAGCCACAAGGGAGTCGCGAAAGCCCTAACGGCCGACCACCGTGCCGGGAGAGAGGACGAAAGGGAAAGGATCGAAAACTTGGTAATTAAGAGAAACAAAATACTCCATTAACTTGCTCAATTATTCGAGATCATTCATGCATGTTATTAAGTATATATGTATGTATAATTGGTATTAGGGTGGATATATTACTTGCCGAAATGGAGTGTGGAGGGTCCAAGATTCATTAGCCGTGTCGCGAGCAATTGGCGATGCGAACATGAAGGAGTGGATAATCTCTGAACCCGAAGTGAACAAAATTAGATCGACACCGGAGTGCGAGTTTCTAATAGTGGCCTCAGATGGTTTATGGGATAAGGTATATATATAGTTTGTTCTTTGTGAATTGGCATTATTTAGAAGATCCACATCTCAAATAATTTGTGTTTCAAATTGAATTTGTTCGATAGGTTGGTAATCAAGAAGCAATAGATGTTGTTTCGAAGCATTTCGACTCCGTAAAGGCATGCAAAGATCTTATTAAGTTATCTTGTAGTAGGGGTAGCAAGGATGACATTACCGTCATGGTGGTGAACCTTCAACAATTTATACAAATGAGAAATGTTGTAAGTTAGGGTTAAGAGAGGCATGCCATAAAGTAGGAAATATAGCTAAAGAATTTATGTCATCAAATTGTAAAAAAAGATGATACGAAACTCGAGTGCTCGCTTCTTTGAAATATCTATGATGAGAATTTTTTCTCGATtcaatcttaattaattgtttgtaACACATATATAATGTTCACTTCCtacaataaaatttaaaatgggAGAAGGGGGTGAACCACTCAAGGAAACAAAAATATGATTTTGTCCTAATATCATCGGCTCCATATCAAAATATAGACAGGTAAATCAGATACGTAACAGACCTCAAGAGAGAGGCTATTCCGCGGTTATCAGTCTTATAATTTAAACCTATACCTAAGGAAACAATTTTACCTCTTAGGAACCAACTACGCCATGTGCCATGGGTGCAGGAGGTGAACTACCActcacaaaataaataaataaataaataactagaCTGGGTAACATCGAGTATGGGGTGATCGGTTCAATCCTATAGAAATTTCCCACAACTACTAGAGTAAATCAGGAAGCACTTGTGGTGGGTGACCCAGAAGTCTACCATCCCTTAGTTGCAAGTCTTTTTTGGATGAAAAGCCTCTGCAAATATGTCGTAGCTAGGAATCAAACAGTGGATATTTGGGAGACAATTGAGTGGCCTTACTGTTGCACCATAGCCCCGAGGGCATGAGGTGAaccactcaaaaaaaaaaaaaagattaaccaAGAGGTGAACCAGTGACCCAAAGCCCAGCATTCTTTAGTTGCAAGCCCCATTTGGCAGAAAAAATAGAAGCCAACATTCCTTAGTTGCAAGTCCCATTTGGATGAAAAATCCATGTAAATACACCAAGCTGGAAATTGAACCATGGGTACCTGGGAGACAATTCAGCGCCCTTAAAGCTGTTTGTAcaggttgcaccagaatcaaatctaagttttgatgttgtcaaaggttcaagttaagttttattgtgatctaacaagttgaccaagtgtgcaggctgtttactcagcCGGAAAAGTCCTAGTTAGAGGCTAGGCAGGAAAGagttagcagatcgtggaagccaggcagaaagaccaagtgggtcgagaggattcGACACTTGACGGAGAaactcgataggtttggaggatcgTAAATCAAGAAAAAGTCTTGGGTGGCCGATCCAATGCTAAGCGGTAAAGTCCAAACATATCTGGAGGACTATGTttagcaggtaggttgaggtaaacaactggaggagcgatagtgaggtcgtggTCCTGAaaagaacaacctaaggtcgctaatCAAACTGAAGAAATcaggaaggttttcaagttgagatcaagacaattctactgtctaatattactcatgcatcaaatataatattactgtgctaacctctgttttgc is a window encoding:
- the LOC121979456 gene encoding probable protein phosphatase 2C 74, which codes for MQSAEMVEPVEVQLCSDLVQLLHLPSDYCCSCCNYSPSKRPAAAAAVFEAGPRKIARRRPLRLLIPEPPPSAAAVVSGFANCDKEVVHNEFEVEGKGFSLAWRKGQNKHVMEDGYEVIGNINDDPTQAFFGVFDGHGGRAAVDFVSQNLGKNIVSALEEEVNQPDLAIKAGYLTTDKDFITQGVKSGVCVATVLLKNGELHVANVGDCRVVLSHKGVAKALTADHRAGREDERERIENLGGYITCRNGVWRVQDSLAVSRAIGDANMKEWIISEPEVNKIRSTPECEFLIVASDGLWDKVGNQEAIDVVSKHFDSVKACKDLIKLSCSRGSKDDITVMVVNLQQFIQMRNVSNLSQVEKGVALYARSSTETKTKAKIELESETDSDPTNEEELVNMGHLKKECPNQNEEHPKSRRKNALKTTWDESSSEESDAEELKHSSHLAFMARNEDSDSNFEEEYESDVGTPRLF